From Caldilineales bacterium, a single genomic window includes:
- a CDS encoding sulfoxide reductase heme-binding subunit YedZ — MPRLHLTRFQILIHLAALAPLAVLAWDMGRGNLSVNPIQDITFRTGKAAIVLLIASLACTPANTVFGFRQAIKVRRPLGVYAFVYALIHFFIYIGLDYGFDFGLIWLELTEKRYVLVGFATFLILLPLAITSTKGWQKRLRKRWTTLHKWVYLAGGLAVFHYIWVQKSDIRQPVLWGVVLVLLLIARIPAVRVRAAGWRRRVSSRLQEIRSMRASRRDVAVEAEARS, encoded by the coding sequence ATGCCCCGCCTCCACCTCACCCGCTTCCAGATCCTCATCCATCTCGCCGCCCTGGCCCCGCTGGCCGTGCTGGCCTGGGACATGGGGCGCGGGAACCTGTCCGTCAACCCCATCCAGGACATCACTTTCAGGACGGGCAAGGCAGCCATCGTCCTGCTGATCGCCTCCCTGGCCTGCACGCCCGCCAATACCGTCTTCGGCTTCCGCCAGGCGATCAAGGTGCGGCGACCGTTGGGCGTCTATGCCTTCGTTTACGCCCTCATCCACTTTTTCATCTATATCGGCCTTGATTACGGCTTCGATTTCGGGCTGATCTGGTTGGAACTGACCGAGAAGCGCTATGTGCTGGTCGGTTTCGCCACTTTCCTCATTCTCCTGCCCCTGGCCATCACCTCGACCAAAGGCTGGCAGAAGCGGCTACGCAAGCGGTGGACGACGCTGCACAAGTGGGTCTACCTGGCGGGCGGGCTGGCGGTGTTTCATTACATTTGGGTGCAGAAGTCGGATATCCGCCAGCCGGTGTTGTGGGGGGTAGTGCTGGTGTTGCTGTTGATCGCGCGCATCCCGGCGGTGCGGGTGCGGGCGGCGGGGTGGCGCCGGCGCGTCAGCAGCCGGCTGCAGGAGATCAGGTCGATGCGTGCATCTCGTCGGGATGTCGCCGTCGAAGCCGAGGCGCGTTCATAA
- the msrP gene encoding protein-methionine-sulfoxide reductase catalytic subunit MsrP, with protein MPTTPASSEITPKDLFYSRRQFLKTAGLAAGAFALAACAPGAAPTPAPAAPRPTAAGVTPAAARADELGDPANEFEAITNYNNFYEFSTDKQEVAPRAKNFVTSPWQVEVGGLVNKPGVFDIDALRKFDHEERVYRLRCVEAWSMVIPWWGFPLRKLLEQVEPTAKAKYVRFETLYDPKQMPGQHSAWYQWPYVEGLRLDEAMHDLTLLATGLYGEDLLPQSGAPVRLVAPWKYGFKSIKSIVKIDLVEEQPVSLWMAAAPNEYGFYANVNPAVDHPRWSQRSERRIGELGRRETLPFNGYAEQVAHLYANIDLRANF; from the coding sequence ATGCCAACCACACCCGCATCCTCCGAGATCACCCCCAAAGACTTGTTCTACTCCCGCCGCCAATTCCTGAAGACGGCCGGGTTGGCCGCCGGCGCCTTCGCCCTGGCTGCTTGCGCCCCCGGCGCGGCGCCGACCCCCGCGCCCGCTGCGCCTCGCCCCACCGCCGCTGGCGTCACCCCGGCCGCAGCCAGGGCAGACGAGTTGGGCGACCCGGCCAACGAATTCGAGGCCATCACCAACTACAACAATTTCTACGAGTTCTCCACCGATAAGCAGGAAGTGGCGCCGCGGGCGAAGAACTTCGTCACCTCGCCCTGGCAGGTGGAGGTGGGGGGGCTGGTGAACAAGCCGGGCGTGTTCGACATCGACGCCCTGCGCAAGTTCGACCACGAGGAGCGGGTCTATCGCCTGCGCTGCGTCGAAGCCTGGTCGATGGTCATCCCCTGGTGGGGTTTTCCGCTGCGGAAGCTGCTGGAGCAGGTGGAGCCGACCGCGAAGGCGAAGTACGTCCGCTTCGAGACGCTCTACGACCCCAAGCAGATGCCCGGCCAGCACAGCGCCTGGTATCAATGGCCGTATGTCGAGGGGTTGCGCCTGGATGAGGCCATGCACGACCTGACGTTGCTGGCCACAGGGCTGTATGGCGAGGATCTGCTGCCGCAGAGTGGCGCCCCTGTCCGCCTGGTGGCGCCGTGGAAATACGGCTTCAAGAGCATCAAGTCTATCGTCAAGATCGATCTGGTCGAGGAACAGCCGGTCTCGCTGTGGATGGCGGCGGCCCCGAACGAATATGGTTTCTACGCCAATGTCAACCCGGCGGTCGATCACCCGCGCTGGTCGCAGCGCAGCGAGCGCCGCATCGGTGAGTTGGGCCGCCGCGAGACCCTGCCGTTCAATGGCTACGCCGAGCAGGTCGCTCATCTCTACGCCAACATCGATCTTCGCGCCAATTTCTGA
- a CDS encoding class I SAM-dependent methyltransferase has protein sequence MGMGTMRPRLILHPGKEKPLRQRHPWLFSGAIARAEGRPGPGQVVEVMAADGGWLAWAEFNPISQIRARAFAWEQEQVVDAAFWRQRLAASIERRRQLLPDREAVRLVFAESDGLPGLIVDHYGPHLVLQSLTAGAEARKAQTIAHLVELLHPASIVERDDPVRQKEGLPRAGGTVWGTRPDEPVVITENGLRFFVDLVGGQKTGFFLDQAANRQVLAPYCAGAEVLNAFSYTGAFAVAALAAGARHVTNLDSSAEALALAAQNLALNGFSPDQWTHIEADAFQQLRRWRDEGRQFDLIILDPPKFATSPAQVERAARGYKDINWLAFRLLRPGGLLATFSCSGAVGRDLFQKIVFGAALDAGREARIVTHFSQSPDHPVLLSFPEGAYLKGLLCQVGK, from the coding sequence ATGGGGATGGGAACAATGAGGCCGCGCCTGATCCTGCACCCCGGCAAGGAAAAACCCCTGCGCCAGCGCCATCCCTGGCTGTTCAGCGGCGCCATCGCCCGCGCCGAGGGCCGGCCGGGGCCAGGCCAGGTGGTGGAGGTGATGGCGGCCGATGGCGGCTGGCTGGCCTGGGCCGAGTTCAACCCCATCTCGCAGATCCGCGCCCGCGCCTTCGCCTGGGAGCAGGAGCAGGTGGTCGACGCCGCCTTCTGGCGCCAGCGGCTGGCAGCCAGCATCGAGCGGCGCCGCCAGCTACTGCCCGACCGCGAGGCCGTCCGCCTGGTCTTTGCCGAGAGCGACGGGCTGCCGGGGCTGATCGTCGACCACTATGGCCCGCACCTGGTGTTGCAGAGCCTGACCGCCGGGGCCGAAGCGCGCAAGGCGCAGACCATCGCCCACCTGGTCGAGTTACTGCACCCGGCCAGCATCGTCGAACGCGACGACCCTGTGCGACAGAAGGAGGGTCTGCCGCGTGCAGGCGGCACGGTCTGGGGCACGCGGCCCGACGAGCCGGTGGTCATCACCGAGAACGGCCTGCGCTTCTTCGTCGATCTGGTCGGCGGCCAGAAGACCGGTTTCTTTCTCGACCAGGCGGCCAACCGGCAGGTGCTGGCGCCCTATTGCGCGGGGGCGGAAGTGCTGAATGCCTTCAGCTATACGGGGGCCTTTGCCGTCGCCGCCCTGGCCGCCGGGGCCAGGCATGTCACCAACCTGGATAGCAGCGCCGAAGCCCTGGCCCTGGCCGCCCAGAATCTGGCCCTGAACGGTTTCTCGCCCGACCAATGGACACACATCGAGGCGGATGCCTTCCAGCAGTTGCGCCGCTGGCGCGACGAGGGCCGGCAGTTCGACCTCATCATCCTCGACCCGCCCAAGTTTGCCACCAGCCCGGCGCAGGTGGAGCGAGCGGCGCGCGGCTACAAGGACATCAATTGGCTGGCCTTCCGGCTGCTGCGGCCGGGCGGCTTGCTGGCCACCTTCTCCTGTTCGGGGGCGGTCGGCCGTGACCTGTTCCAGAAGATCGTGTTTGGGGCGGCGTTGGATGCCGGGCGCGAGGCCCGCATCGTCACCCATTTTTCACAAAGCCCCGACCATCCCGTGCTGCTCAGTTTCCCCGAAGGCGCTTATTTGAAGGGGTTGTTGTGTCAGGTAGGGAAGTAG